The DNA region ATTAAAGATGTTATCCCGTACCCGATTGTGTCGCGTCGCTCCTTGGCGGAGGGCTAGTTATTTTTGTAAGTACGTAGAGGGTGGCGGCTAGGAGGAAGGCGGTGTTTGTTATGAAGACTGGGTTTGCGGTGGTTAGGGCGTAGGCGAAGAGGGCGCCTAGGGCCGCGGCGAGGCCTATCTCGTACGGCCCGGCTCGGCCCGACAAGACGGAGGCGAGGCCTTTGGGGGTGATGTGCCACCTTATTCTCCTCCGGAGTGTGCCGAGGACCACGTAGAAGGCTAGGTAGGGGCTGAGGACTAGGAGGAGGGCGGCTGACTTGGCAAGCTTCCCCGCCACCGCAACGAAGCTGTGCCCGTCGCGCCTCGCCAGCTTGTAGACGTAGTATACCTGGACCAGCGCCGCTATGCCCAGGGCCAGCTGTAGTATGAGTATGTGGAGGGGCGGCAGGAGGATGCCCATGTAGCCCATTGCCAGTCCCGAGAGCATTATGGCGAATGTTGTCATTATCATGAGGGGGTGGGTGGCCACGTTGAGGAAGACGCTTATTCTGTGGGGGAGGGGCATCCACAGCCTAAATATCTTCAGCCCGTACGCCGCCAATAAGTACGCCGAGTTGTAGGTCCAGCGGGCGTACTGCTTCTTGAACGCGGCATAGCCGCCAGGCACCTCGACATATACTGGAACCCCCGGCGAGTATACCACTCTGCCTCCGTGTAGATACGCCTTCATGGATATGTCGTAGTCGTCGGCGGTGCAGTTGCAGAAGCCTCCCATCTCCTGGAGGAACTTCTTCCTCACCGCTATCCCCGACCCCAAGGCGAAGATTGGGTGTCCCGTATTGTGGCGTCCCACTATCGCTACGTGAAATAGCAAATACTTGTAGAGGAAGAGCTGGAGGGTTGCTATGGGGGTTTTGACGGGGGCGTAGCCGTCCCAGCCGAGGAATAGGATCTCCCTCTCCCCCACCGCCCTGGCCCTGTGGCATAGGTCGGGGGGCGGCACGCTGTCTACGTCGAGGAAGAGGAGGATCTCCCCCCTGGCCCGCTCCGCGGCCCAGTTCAGCGCAACTCCCTTGTAGCCCACGGGCTGGGGCCTCCTCAGCGCCTTGGCGTTGGGGACTGCGAGGCTCTCCACCGCCTTTCTAATCTCCTCGAAGGCGTCTGGGGGGTCGTCTGACACCACTATGATCTCCGCGTCGGGGCAGTTAAGCGCCGCCAGTCTCTTTACGGCTTGGGCAACGGTCTCGGGGCTTTCGTTTTTTACCGGAATTATTATGGAGAGTGGGGCGTCGGCGGGGTCGGCGCGGAGGTCGGGGGGCTGGCGGCTGGAGTGCCGGGCGTAGTAGATGTAGTGGGCTATTAGCAGTATGGACAAGGCCAGTAGGGCGAGGTATATTGTCAGCAACGCGTTTTCAAGCCAGGGCGGGATGGCGGGGGCGTTTGGCACCGTCACGGGGCCTTGGCGCGTCTTGTTGAGGATTCGCAGTGTGTCGTTGAGGACGTCTGGCGATATCTGCGGGATGGTGATATTCGGCAGGGTGATGTTGACCACGGCCCCTCCTTCATGGGTCTAAAAAACTGTACCTGCATTTTCCTGGAGTAGTTAATAGTGGGTTACAGAGCCACAGGCGTGCGTCTAGGCGGGTTGTGGTCGAGCTCCTTGGCGGCGCCTGTTGTATTACCTATAACATTTCTCAAACTGGGCGTGTGGTTTTAAACTCCTCCGAGGTATATATGGTGCTCGTGGTTGAGTCTCCGCGGGTTCTCCTAGTGGGTAGCTGGGGCTCTGAGTCGCTTGTCTCAGCTTTCACAGATGCGCTGTACCGGGGCGCCTCCTGGGAGGAGGCCCTCAAGGCGCAGGCCCCGGACGTAGTCGCCAGGCGCATTTCGGCGTTTTACAGACAGGGCCACTGGTCTGTGTTCGAGTTTATGGGGGCCCAGTTCCTCGTGGAGTGCTCCCGGGCTTGCCACACCCAGCTCATCAGGCACAGGCTGGCGTCCTACTGGTCTGAGTCCCAGCGCTACGTAGATTATACTAAGCGAGAAATTAGGTTCATAGTGCCAAAAGGATTTCCAGTCGAGATATTACAACGCGCGTATGGTGACTACGTAAAGCTGAGGGATGTGTATAAGCCTGAATACGCCAGGATGGCTTTGCCCAACGCCACGGCCGTCCTCTTCGCAGTGCAGATGAACGCCCGGGAGCTGTTGCTCAACTTCGCCCCCCTGCGGTGCGCCTACACGGCCCAGGCGGAGATAAGGCACGTCTGTTGGCAGATGTTCGCCCACGCCTACAAGCTGTGGCCAAACCTGGCGAGGCTTGTGTGGGAGGACTTACCCACGTTGCACAGAGACTTCTGCACCAAGGTGCCGAAGGGGGAGGACTGCCGGCTCTACGCAATAAAAGACGCCGAGGAGAAGCACGGCCCCCTCCCGGAGAAGCCGTGGGTGGAGGCACTCGCCTATGGCCGTTAGGAGGGTTTTAATCCGGGGGCTTGAGGCGGGTTCGGCTTATTTGGCTTACCTCTTCAGGAACAGCGGGGTGGAGGTGGATATCCTCACGGCGAACCCCTCCGACCCTCTTCTCGACGTTCCTCCCTTCGAGCCGCTCTTCACGCTGGATTACATAAGAGACGTCCTCGCCGTCCGGCTGGTGAAGGAGCCTTCGGGGAGTTACGACGCGGTTGTGGACTCGTGCGACGTGTTTGGCTTCGAGGAGGTTAAGAAGGCCCTCTCAACGGATAAGCCGGTGTACGTGGTGGGGGATAGCTGGCTCTCCGCCTCCCTCTCCCTCTACCGGTCCCTCCCCGTGCCCAACGTGGATTTAGAACTGCCGGTGGAGGCCACGGACGATTTCGCCGAGGTGTCGGTTAGGTACAAGCCCTATGTGGGGGGTACCCACCAGCTGTGCGGCAGTTTTAAGGACGCGTGGGGAGGTTGCCTATACACTCCTATGCGCGCCTTGGAGAGGATCTACGCCGCGGTGGACGTCTACGCCTCTTTGATGGGGCTGGAGGCGCCTAGGAGGAATCTAAGGCTTCAATACGCCGTGGGTGGG from Pyrobaculum arsenaticum DSM 13514 includes:
- a CDS encoding FAD-dependent thymidylate synthase codes for the protein MVLVVESPRVLLVGSWGSESLVSAFTDALYRGASWEEALKAQAPDVVARRISAFYRQGHWSVFEFMGAQFLVECSRACHTQLIRHRLASYWSESQRYVDYTKREIRFIVPKGFPVEILQRAYGDYVKLRDVYKPEYARMALPNATAVLFAVQMNARELLLNFAPLRCAYTAQAEIRHVCWQMFAHAYKLWPNLARLVWEDLPTLHRDFCTKVPKGEDCRLYAIKDAEEKHGPLPEKPWVEALAYGR
- a CDS encoding glycosyltransferase: MVNITLPNITIPQISPDVLNDTLRILNKTRQGPVTVPNAPAIPPWLENALLTIYLALLALSILLIAHYIYYARHSSRQPPDLRADPADAPLSIIIPVKNESPETVAQAVKRLAALNCPDAEIIVVSDDPPDAFEEIRKAVESLAVPNAKALRRPQPVGYKGVALNWAAERARGEILLFLDVDSVPPPDLCHRARAVGEREILFLGWDGYAPVKTPIATLQLFLYKYLLFHVAIVGRHNTGHPIFALGSGIAVRKKFLQEMGGFCNCTADDYDISMKAYLHGGRVVYSPGVPVYVEVPGGYAAFKKQYARWTYNSAYLLAAYGLKIFRLWMPLPHRISVFLNVATHPLMIMTTFAIMLSGLAMGYMGILLPPLHILILQLALGIAALVQVYYVYKLARRDGHSFVAVAGKLAKSAALLLVLSPYLAFYVVLGTLRRRIRWHITPKGLASVLSGRAGPYEIGLAAALGALFAYALTTANPVFITNTAFLLAATLYVLTKITSPPPRSDATQSGTG